A genomic window from Lotus japonicus ecotype B-129 chromosome 1, LjGifu_v1.2 includes:
- the LOC130728112 gene encoding protein RETICULATA-RELATED 3, chloroplastic codes for MATTALLRFSPLSGHSHALSFPSSLPSPQTQNRSIYLTNPPRLPERLQLSFAGGDGGDGVGRGGGGGGGGGGDESKSDGGSGNSNDSSFGILGLFLNGWRSRVAADPQFPFKVLMEELVGVTACVLGDMASRPNFGLNELDFVFSTLVVGAILNFTLMYLLAPSLGSASAKVPSIFASCPKSHMFEPGAYSLLDRFGTLVYKGTIFAVVGFGAGLVGTTLSNGLIKLRKKMDPTFESPNKPPPTLLNSLTWAGHMGLSSNLRYQTLNGAEFMLERVLNPFAFKSSVLVLRCLNNVLGGVSFVVLARLTGAQSVGEEKPTPAYVKVGLTDKEKVEVEREREEGLQENQTTTPSK; via the coding sequence ATGGCAACCACCGCTCTCCTTCGTTTTTCTCCTCTCTCTGGTCACTCTCATGCACTCTCTTTCCCATCATCATTACCATCACCCCAGACTCAGAATCGTTCTATATACCTCACCAACCCACCTCGTTTGCCTGAAAGATTGCAACTTTCCTTCGCCGGAGGTGACGGCGGTGATGGGGTTGGgcgtggtggaggtggtggcggtggtggtggtggtgatgaaagTAAGAGTGATGGTGGAAGTGGAAATTCCAATGATTCATCTTTTGGGATTTTGGGTCTCTTTCTGAATGGATGGAGATCAAGGGTTGCTGCTGATCCACAATTTCCATTCAAGGTTTTGATGGAGGAGTTGGTAGGTGTGACTGCTTGTGTTCTTGGTGACATGGCTTCAAGGCCTAATTTTGGGTTGAATGAGCTTGACTTTGTTTTTTCAACTCTTGTTGTTGGTGCTATTCTCAATTTCACACTCATGTATCTTTTAGCACCTAGTCTAGGATCAGCTTCAGCTAAAGTTCCTTCAATTTTTGCCTCTTGTCCCAAGAGTCACATGTTTGAGCCTGGTGCTTACAGCCTTCTAGATAGGTTTGGGACTTTGGTGTACAAAGGAACCATTTTTGCTGTTGTTGGATTTGGTGCTGGACTAGTTGGAACCACACTTTCAAATGGGTTGATCaagttgaggaagaagatggatCCCACTTTTGAGAGCCCCAACAAGCCTCCACCTACTTTGTTGAATTCTCTCACTTGGGCTGGTCACATGGGTCTTAGCAGCAATCTCAGGTATCAAACTCTGAATGGTGCAGAGTTCATGTTGGAGAGAGTGCTGAACCCCTTTGCATTCAAGTCCTCTGTGTTGGTGTTAAGGTGTTTGAACAATGTTCTTGGTGGTGTGTCTTTTGTGGTGTTGGCAAGGCTAACAGGAGCACAGAGTGTTGGGGAAGAGAAGCCAACACCAGCATATGTGAAGGTTGGGTTAACTGACAAGGAGAAGGTGGAGGTTGAAAGGGAAAGGGAAGAGGGTTTGCAGGAGAATCAGACAACAACACCATCAAAGTGA
- the LOC130713411 gene encoding uncharacterized protein LOC130713411 produces the protein MARFSPKFNTEGDGKKWGGAENQTEGAQAPKRRRLVKVSSVASGSSVAGSSNTGAQSTAAAVSKGKNAAATATITSSKSPTGGTNQLPAAEASAATATESATVTAPDFATAGTATTAASKSAIIGATTTTVDLSSTAVTPPSPPPTNDGRSMPSPPRQEERPSPDAATTFEAAQIEQAPGNRGGSSSHFNMLPNAIEPSEFLLTGLNRDVIEKEVLSRGINETKEETLACLLCAGCIFAHAFDNFNAAAAETERLKAETSEKGKSSSRQVDWRGGEQDQRAKDLAAKGEALAAKESELEILGAELESAKKALAEQEKKSAESLASVKADLEAVMRATSEEIKKADEAHGAALSARDAEITSHLARIKGLESELSVEKAKAAEAREQAADIAYDNRERDFYVAKDQAQHLAYCLTFLRQDF, from the exons ATGGCTCGTTTCTCTCCgaagttcaacactgagggcgacgggaAAAAatggggcggtgctgagaaccaaacCGAGGGCGCTCAGGCCCCCAAGAGGAGGAGATTAGTCAAAGTCTCCTCCGTCGCCTCGGGGTCTTCAGTCGCCGGCTCCTCCAACACCGGCGCTCAATCCACCGCTGCCGCCGTGTCCAAAGGCAAGAATGCTGCCGCCACTGCTACCATTACAAGCTCCAAGTCTCCGACTGGCGGGACGAACCAACTCCCTGCCGCCGAAGCTTCCGCCGCCACGGCCACCGAGTCTGCCACTGTCACAGCTCCTGATTTTGCTACCGCTGGAACAGCCACAACTGCCGCCTCTAAGTCCGCCATTATAGGCGCCACAACCACAACTGTTGACCTGTCATCAACTGCTG tcacacctcctagcccgcctccCACGAATGATGGGCgttccatgccttccccgcctcgtcaagaagaaagaccctCTCCTGATGCCGCCACTACTTTCGAAGCAGCCCAGATTGAGCAAGCCCCTGGCAACAGAGGTGGTTCTTCTAGCCACTTCAACATGCTACCCAATGCCATTGAGCCCTCAGAGTTCTTGCTCACCGGCCTCAACCGcgacgtcatagaaaaagaagtgttGAGTCGAGGCATTAACGAGACCAAGGAGGAGACCCTTGCTTGTCTTCTATGCGCTGGGTGTatctttgcccacgcgtttgacaaTTTCAACGCCGCCGCTGCTGAAACTGAACGGTTGAAGGCTGAGA CAAGCGAGAAAGGAAAAAGTTCAagccgacaagttgattggcgcGGCGGGGAACAAGATCAGCGAGCGAAGGACCTGGCCGCCAAAGGCGAGGCGCTGGCTgccaaggagtcagagcttgaaATATTGGGCGCTGAACTGGAGTCAGCGaagaaggcgctggcggagcagGAGAAGAAGTCTGCTGAGTCTTTGGCTTCagtgaaggcagatctggaggcggtgatgcgagCTACTtctgaagagatcaagaaggcgGACGAGGCTCATGGGGCAGCCCTCTCCGCGAGAGATGCTGAGATTacttcccatcttgcgagaaTCAAAGGGCTAGAGAGCGAGCTGTCGGTTGAGAAAGCCAAGGccgctgaggcgagggaacaagccgccgaTATTGCCTATGACAATCGCGAGCGCGACTTCTACGTCGCTAAGGACCAGGCTCAACACTT ggcttATTGCTTGACATTTCTCCGTCAAGACTTTtaa